One window of the Candidatus Neomarinimicrobiota bacterium genome contains the following:
- a CDS encoding CoA-binding protein, protein MNDSTTIKKIFNLKTIAVVGMSPKSERPSHYVALYLRDNGYTIIPVNPGQTEIAGETCYPSLKDIPVPVDIVDVFRRSEHVMPIAEAAIDIGAKALWLQDNVINEEAARLAEEKGLFVVMNDCMMRRHRQRQ, encoded by the coding sequence ATGAACGATTCTACTACAATTAAAAAAATATTTAATTTAAAAACCATCGCCGTGGTGGGTATGTCCCCCAAATCTGAACGGCCCAGTCATTATGTGGCCTTATATTTAAGAGATAATGGATATACCATAATCCCTGTAAATCCGGGACAGACAGAAATTGCAGGAGAGACATGTTACCCTTCTTTAAAAGACATTCCAGTACCTGTTGATATTGTGGACGTTTTTCGCAGATCAGAACATGTTATGCCTATTGCTGAAGCCGCCATTGATATTGGTGCTAAAGCACTTTGGCTCCAGGATAATGTCATCAATGAAGAGGCAGCCCGATTAGCAGAAGAAAAAGGACTGTTTGTGGTCATGAATGATTGTATGATGCGGCGACATAGACAACGTCAATAA
- a CDS encoding proline dehydrogenase, with product MLRLNSFIAILMPYFPKWFVRPFAKPYVAGESLEEALGIVQTLNDEGFAATMDILGEFVHSTDEANQIKDAYSDVIQRIADANLDSTISVKLTHLGLELDPQMGEDNILALAQKGKENNVGVTIDMENSPYTTQTFEIYKRTLSIYNKMGTVIQAYLFRSLDDIKLLDSPLLNLRICKGIYKEASEIAIQKRTAINDNYVEMAKTLLNGSGYACLATHDISLIDRLEALIETENISPNRFEFQVLYGVPMGNRLEQLKAKGYKIRVYVPFGEAWFEYSVRRLKENPKIISYVMGNWFKR from the coding sequence ATGTTGAGGCTAAATTCATTCATAGCAATACTCATGCCCTACTTCCCAAAATGGTTTGTTCGCCCATTTGCCAAACCGTATGTTGCGGGAGAATCACTAGAAGAAGCACTGGGAATTGTTCAAACACTCAATGATGAAGGGTTCGCTGCTACCATGGATATCCTTGGTGAATTTGTTCATTCCACCGATGAAGCCAACCAGATCAAGGACGCCTATTCTGATGTGATTCAAAGAATTGCTGATGCTAATCTAGATAGTACTATTTCGGTAAAGTTGACCCATTTGGGACTTGAACTCGACCCACAAATGGGAGAAGACAATATCCTTGCATTGGCCCAAAAGGGGAAAGAGAATAATGTGGGTGTCACTATTGATATGGAAAATTCTCCTTACACAACCCAAACATTTGAAATCTACAAAAGAACTCTTTCCATCTACAATAAAATGGGTACCGTGATCCAAGCCTACCTCTTCCGCAGTTTGGATGATATTAAATTATTAGACTCTCCCCTTCTTAACCTACGCATCTGCAAAGGTATATATAAGGAGGCATCGGAAATTGCAATTCAAAAACGAACTGCCATTAATGATAATTATGTGGAGATGGCCAAGACATTATTGAATGGCAGTGGTTATGCTTGTCTCGCCACTCATGACATATCTCTCATTGATAGATTGGAAGCATTAATCGAGACGGAAAACATTTCACCCAACCGCTTTGAATTCCAAGTACTCTATGGTGTTCCCATGGGCAATCGTTTAGAACAGTTGAAAGCTAAGGGATACAAAATTCGTGTTTATGTTCCCTTCGGAGAAGCTTGGTTTGAATATTCTGTCCGACGCCTTAAAGAGAATCCAAAAATTATATCCTATGTGATGGGTAATTGGTTCAAGCGGTAA
- the ndhC gene encoding NAD(P)H-quinone oxidoreductase subunit 3 → MYRDFGTIFIFIFMGIVLVYVPLLIQQLVAPSNPNPDKLATYECGEESEGSAWVQFNIRFYVVALIFLIFDVEVVFLFPWAVVFNELGMLAFVEMAIFLVILMIGLAYVWKKGDLDWVKYNVKYGRGRYANLIEKSQTTQES, encoded by the coding sequence ATGTATCGCGACTTCGGCACCATATTTATTTTCATTTTCATGGGCATTGTACTCGTCTATGTACCGTTGCTTATCCAGCAGTTGGTTGCCCCTTCCAATCCCAATCCTGATAAACTTGCCACATATGAATGCGGTGAAGAATCTGAAGGCTCTGCCTGGGTACAGTTCAATATTCGTTTTTATGTGGTTGCTCTTATCTTTCTCATATTTGATGTAGAAGTTGTATTTTTATTCCCGTGGGCCGTTGTATTTAATGAATTGGGAATGCTGGCATTTGTAGAAATGGCAATCTTCTTGGTTATTTTAATGATCGGTCTTGCTTATGTCTGGAAAAAGGGTGACTTGGATTGGGTCAAGTATAATGTGAAGTATGGCCGTGGCCGATATGCTAACTTGATTGAGAAATCCCAAACAACACAGGAATCATAA
- a CDS encoding NADH-quinone oxidoreductase subunit B translates to MGVLENRFQDNVIVASLDKFLGWARSTSPWYFQFGLACCAIEMMASAASRHDLERIGMMPRSSPRQADVMIVAGTVTMKMALRVKKLYEQMADPKYVISMGSCATSGGPYWQHGYHVLKGVDLVVPVDVYVPGCPPRPEALIEGLLKLQEKIQTERPLTRKSA, encoded by the coding sequence ATGGGTGTTTTAGAAAATAGATTTCAAGACAATGTCATCGTTGCGTCTCTGGACAAATTCCTAGGATGGGCCCGTTCAACATCGCCATGGTATTTCCAGTTTGGATTGGCTTGCTGCGCGATCGAGATGATGGCTTCGGCTGCCAGTCGTCATGATTTAGAACGGATTGGTATGATGCCCCGTTCCTCTCCGCGACAAGCAGATGTAATGATTGTGGCAGGAACAGTAACCATGAAGATGGCACTGCGCGTTAAAAAATTATATGAACAAATGGCCGACCCCAAATATGTGATTTCAATGGGAAGTTGCGCCACAAGCGGCGGTCCTTATTGGCAGCATGGATACCACGTCCTTAAAGGTGTGGATTTGGTAGTACCGGTAGATGTGTATGTCCCCGGTTGCCCGCCCCGTCCAGAAGCCTTGATTGAAGGTCTGTTGAAACTCCAGGAAAAAATTCAGACTGAGCGTCCGCTCACCCGAAAATCTGCATGA
- a CDS encoding NADH-quinone oxidoreductase subunit C, producing MTSAEIKAAIESQFPGTIVENKELADRQVELIDDQWLDVATFMKNDPNLSFDQLECITGIDTGEEGPLQTRYNLHSMEHRHKIEVVISHDRANPKVASIEQLWRIGDWFERETYDMFGIVYEGHRDLRRILCPDDWEGWPLRKDYEGQLDYHGIVVPKMKEESGWE from the coding sequence ATGACATCAGCTGAAATTAAAGCTGCGATCGAAAGCCAGTTTCCTGGTACTATCGTTGAAAACAAGGAACTGGCAGACCGTCAAGTTGAATTAATTGATGACCAATGGCTGGATGTTGCTACATTTATGAAGAATGACCCGAACCTCTCTTTCGATCAATTAGAATGTATTACTGGTATTGATACAGGAGAAGAGGGCCCCTTGCAAACGCGCTACAATCTGCACTCCATGGAGCATCGCCATAAAATCGAAGTTGTAATCAGTCATGATCGCGCCAATCCTAAGGTAGCATCTATTGAACAATTATGGCGGATTGGTGACTGGTTCGAGCGCGAAACATACGATATGTTTGGAATTGTTTATGAAGGGCACCGCGATCTGCGAAGAATTTTATGTCCCGATGATTGGGAAGGTTGGCCTTTGAGAAAAGATTATGAAGGGCAATTGGATTACCACGGAATAGTGGTACCAAAAATGAAAGAAGAGTCGGGATGGGAGTAG
- a CDS encoding NADH-quinone oxidoreductase subunit D: protein MGVVKGDQMILNIGPQHPSTHGVLRLEVMTDGEIVSEIRPHIGYLHRCFEKHSENVTYEQVIPFTDRCDYLAAMNSNFGYVVAMEDLMEIKVPERVDYIRVIMGELNRIASHLLALGVYGLDIGAFTPFLYMLRDRERILDLFEYTCGARLLYNYMWVGGVSHDLPKDFEKICIGFLDYFEPQISEYNELLTYNKIFVERTADVGVLPADVAVSYGVTGPNLRASGVKWDVRKDEPYSIYDRFDFEVPIGTGELGTVGDCFDRYLVRMQEVIESVKIIRQALKDIPGGDVHQAIPKKIRPPKGSIYRRTESPRGDLGYYIVSDGTPVASRVKMRSPAFTALSVLDEISRGWMISDVIAILGSLDIVLGEIDR, encoded by the coding sequence ATGGGAGTAGTTAAGGGCGATCAAATGATCCTCAATATTGGGCCCCAGCATCCCAGCACCCATGGTGTGTTGCGTCTCGAGGTTATGACCGACGGTGAGATCGTTTCTGAAATTCGGCCTCATATCGGATATCTTCACCGCTGTTTCGAAAAGCATTCTGAAAATGTCACCTATGAACAGGTGATTCCATTTACGGACCGTTGTGATTACCTCGCTGCCATGAATAGCAACTTTGGTTATGTTGTTGCCATGGAAGACTTAATGGAAATTAAAGTGCCAGAACGAGTAGACTATATCCGCGTTATCATGGGGGAGCTGAATCGAATCGCAAGTCATCTTCTTGCTCTCGGTGTTTACGGCCTAGACATCGGCGCTTTTACCCCATTTTTATATATGCTCCGCGATCGGGAACGTATCTTGGATTTGTTTGAATACACCTGTGGTGCGCGCCTCCTTTATAATTATATGTGGGTTGGCGGTGTATCCCATGATTTACCTAAAGATTTTGAAAAAATCTGTATCGGATTTCTAGATTACTTTGAACCGCAGATTAGTGAGTACAATGAATTGCTCACGTATAATAAAATTTTTGTTGAAAGAACTGCCGATGTGGGAGTGCTTCCTGCTGATGTGGCTGTGAGCTATGGCGTAACTGGACCAAATTTGCGCGCATCAGGCGTAAAATGGGATGTCCGAAAAGATGAACCATATTCAATCTATGACAGATTTGATTTTGAAGTACCCATAGGGACGGGTGAATTGGGAACCGTTGGCGATTGTTTTGACCGTTATTTGGTTCGAATGCAAGAAGTAATAGAAAGTGTTAAAATCATTCGCCAAGCTTTGAAAGATATTCCTGGTGGTGATGTACATCAGGCGATACCGAAAAAAATTCGTCCGCCTAAAGGCTCGATTTATCGTAGAACAGAAAGTCCTCGTGGCGATCTTGGCTATTATATTGTGAGTGACGGCACGCCGGTGGCCTCTCGAGTGAAAATGCGTTCTCCTGCATTTACGGCACTATCGGTCTTAGATGAAATTTCACGAGGATGGATGATTTCGGATGTTATTGCTATTTTGGGCAGCTTAGATATTGTATTAGGAGAAATCGATCGATGA
- the nuoH gene encoding NADH-quinone oxidoreductase subunit NuoH has product MTVDMLMGWLATIGDFPVLAFILAVVISGIPLFLVMALNAMVAVYVERKVSAFMMDRIGPMGQGPGLHAGKWGLLQTAADAIKLLVKEDTVPESSDKILFKMAPFIIFIGAFMGLAAVPFSQTLQVVDFNVGVFYIIAVGSVGVIGIVMAGWASNNKWSLYGAMRSAAQIISYEIPAGLSIIVPIMMAGTMNLQELIHHQSGTVWGILPNWIIFNNPFSFLAFFIFFISAIAETNRTPFDIPEAESELVAGWMTEYSGFRWAIFFLSEYANMLIVSGLAVAGFLGGWRSPIPGLFDTGAWGLFWFMGKVASLIFVMMWFRWTFPRLRVDQLMHVCWKVFIPIAMLNIFGVGIWKLIFG; this is encoded by the coding sequence ATGACCGTTGATATGCTCATGGGTTGGTTAGCCACGATAGGCGATTTTCCTGTTCTGGCGTTTATTTTAGCGGTCGTCATTTCTGGGATTCCATTATTTTTAGTGATGGCCCTCAATGCTATGGTTGCAGTTTATGTTGAACGAAAAGTGTCTGCTTTCATGATGGATCGAATTGGACCCATGGGGCAAGGGCCGGGACTCCATGCCGGTAAATGGGGATTACTCCAAACTGCTGCCGATGCAATAAAACTTTTGGTAAAGGAAGATACGGTTCCAGAATCGTCAGATAAAATTTTATTTAAAATGGCACCTTTCATTATTTTTATTGGTGCCTTCATGGGATTGGCCGCCGTTCCTTTTAGCCAAACGCTCCAAGTTGTGGATTTTAATGTGGGTGTTTTTTATATTATAGCTGTGGGATCCGTTGGTGTGATTGGAATCGTTATGGCCGGTTGGGCTTCCAATAATAAATGGTCTCTCTATGGCGCCATGCGTTCTGCCGCTCAAATAATCAGTTATGAAATCCCAGCTGGATTATCCATCATTGTACCCATTATGATGGCGGGCACCATGAATCTCCAAGAATTGATTCATCATCAGTCCGGTACTGTTTGGGGCATTCTTCCAAATTGGATCATTTTTAATAATCCTTTCTCATTTTTAGCATTTTTCATCTTTTTTATCAGCGCAATTGCTGAAACGAATCGAACACCCTTTGATATTCCTGAAGCTGAATCTGAACTTGTGGCCGGTTGGATGACGGAATATTCCGGTTTCCGATGGGCCATCTTCTTCCTAAGCGAATATGCCAATATGCTGATTGTCAGTGGTTTGGCTGTGGCTGGATTCTTAGGTGGTTGGCGGAGTCCAATACCTGGATTATTTGATACAGGCGCATGGGGATTATTCTGGTTTATGGGTAAAGTAGCTTCATTGATTTTTGTCATGATGTGGTTTCGTTGGACGTTTCCCCGCCTTCGTGTGGATCAGCTCATGCATGTATGTTGGAAAGTATTCATCCCGATCGCTATGTTGAACATATTTGGCGTCGGTATTTGGAAATTAATTTTCGGATAA
- a CDS encoding 4Fe-4S binding protein has translation MSKYFTDIYDTVNTLWTGMRITWRHMINIKRDNVTLQYPEERWPRPERNIGFEHEDYNVIRSRLHVDIDDCIGCLKCERACPVDCITINTIKAPIRGEDIPDVGHTGVTSNGSNKAMVVSRFTIDMSECCYCNLCTYPCPEECIFMVGGPNSSKHPIDYEFSEFDRTDLIYQFAKSTTSEQREELKNPKKPEAQA, from the coding sequence ATGTCAAAGTATTTCACAGATATTTATGATACCGTAAACACATTGTGGACTGGAATGCGCATAACTTGGCGCCACATGATAAACATAAAACGGGACAATGTGACCCTTCAATACCCCGAAGAACGGTGGCCCCGTCCTGAGCGTAATATCGGTTTCGAACATGAAGATTATAATGTAATCCGGTCACGGCTTCATGTAGATATTGATGATTGTATTGGCTGTCTCAAATGTGAACGTGCTTGCCCGGTAGATTGTATTACTATCAATACAATTAAAGCACCTATTCGCGGGGAAGATATTCCTGATGTTGGCCATACAGGTGTGACCTCCAATGGATCAAACAAGGCAATGGTGGTAAGTCGCTTTACCATAGATATGTCTGAATGTTGTTACTGCAACCTATGTACTTATCCGTGCCCCGAAGAATGTATCTTTATGGTAGGTGGTCCAAACAGTTCTAAACATCCTATAGATTATGAATTTTCAGAGTTTGACCGAACCGATCTGATATACCAGTTTGCCAAATCCACTACATCTGAACAAAGAGAAGAATTGAAAAATCCTAAAAAACCGGAGGCGCAAGCCTAA
- a CDS encoding NADH-quinone oxidoreductase subunit J: MADFVFWIIVGITLGSALMVVQSKNLLYSAYALLFSFMGVTGLYVFLWADFIAIVQVVVYVGGILILIIFGIMLTNKITSVNINHTSVQKGSGTLVVLGFVGILGYMILNTPWHQVATTEPVETTATIGRLLMMEYLLPFEVASLLLLGALIGATTLSRKEN, translated from the coding sequence ATGGCCGATTTTGTATTTTGGATAATTGTAGGGATTACCCTTGGATCCGCATTAATGGTGGTCCAAAGTAAAAACCTACTCTATTCCGCATATGCGCTCCTTTTCTCTTTTATGGGTGTGACGGGTTTGTATGTATTCCTATGGGCGGATTTTATCGCAATTGTCCAAGTGGTTGTATATGTGGGTGGAATACTGATTTTAATTATTTTTGGAATTATGTTGACGAATAAAATTACTTCCGTAAATATCAACCATACGTCTGTTCAAAAAGGAAGTGGCACTCTTGTCGTTCTGGGATTTGTAGGTATTCTAGGATATATGATTTTAAATACACCTTGGCATCAAGTGGCGACAACAGAACCGGTGGAGACTACTGCAACAATTGGGCGATTACTTATGATGGAGTATTTACTACCTTTTGAAGTGGCATCCCTTTTATTATTGGGCGCATTAATCGGTGCAACCACTCTCTCAAGGAAAGAGAATTAA
- the nuoK gene encoding NADH-quinone oxidoreductase subunit NuoK encodes MDSLNNYLLVSAILFSLGLYGVITRRNGVAVLMAVELILNSANINLVAFARFGGMNITGHIYALFIIVLAAAEAAVALAIIINIFNNFNTINIDDVSEMKQ; translated from the coding sequence ATGGATAGCTTAAATAATTATTTATTGGTGAGCGCAATCCTTTTTTCATTAGGATTGTATGGCGTAATCACACGGCGAAATGGTGTGGCTGTATTGATGGCAGTGGAATTGATCCTCAACTCTGCCAATATTAATTTAGTTGCTTTTGCCCGATTTGGCGGTATGAACATCACCGGTCATATTTATGCGTTATTCATTATTGTTTTAGCTGCGGCAGAAGCGGCAGTAGCCTTGGCAATCATAATTAATATTTTTAACAATTTTAATACCATCAACATTGATGATGTTAGTGAAATGAAACAATGA
- the nuoL gene encoding NADH-quinone oxidoreductase subunit L, translated as MITGNIITDFCLLILFLPLGAFFINFIFGKRLPRQGDWVSVGAVLITLILSLSLLMNMFMNWDPGFSHEAKFTWIDLGAFKIELGFWVDNITIVMLVVVALISSMTHIFSLEYMKGDIRYNTYYAYLGLFTFSMNGIVLANNLISLYIFWELVGVSSFLLIGHWFEKHSAANAAKKAFLTNRVGDIGFFIGIMLIFTAIGSFNFQEVFAGVSQGMISGTLLTLAGAGLFMGAVGKSSQFPLHIWLPDAMEGPTPVSALMHAATMVAAGVYLTVRLFPLFSPEALTIIAYVGGFTALFAATIAITQNDIKKVLAYSTVSQLGYMILAVGVGNYVAAFFHLLTHAMFKACLFYGSGSVIHAMHHSLHDLHNDDTDPQDMRNMGGFKSKMPITYWTMAIATLAISGVPLFSGFLSKDAILAGSLSFAQQYPQHFLLPIFGFGAAAITAFYMFRLIFMTFHGEAKMPKVFKGIHESPRVMTFPLILLAGLSFFLFYTFPYFNPISDHGWFTELIVAGNSSVPGNPTAHAIYEGIHHAHYPAMALSLLVASLGIGLSYLMYIKKKLSPQMWASKMGFFYKLSLNKYYFDENYDRFLYQPFLKLSRAVAYVDWDLYDKYFINGFGHVTKFLSRITGRMDYEGLDQTLVDGVGRSAEGFGKQLKQIQTGRLQNYMLFALVGVIIILVIQTI; from the coding sequence ATGATTACAGGGAACATCATTACTGATTTTTGCTTACTGATACTGTTTCTGCCCTTAGGAGCCTTTTTTATCAATTTTATATTTGGTAAACGTCTCCCGAGACAAGGCGATTGGGTATCCGTTGGTGCTGTATTAATAACGCTCATTTTATCCCTTTCCTTACTGATGAATATGTTCATGAATTGGGATCCCGGTTTTTCTCATGAAGCTAAGTTTACTTGGATTGATTTAGGTGCCTTCAAAATTGAACTGGGTTTTTGGGTTGATAATATCACGATCGTAATGTTGGTGGTGGTAGCATTAATCTCTAGCATGACCCACATTTTTTCATTGGAATACATGAAGGGCGATATTCGTTATAATACCTATTACGCTTATCTTGGTTTATTTACTTTTTCCATGAACGGAATTGTATTGGCTAACAATCTGATCTCCCTTTATATCTTTTGGGAGTTGGTCGGTGTCAGCTCTTTTTTATTAATAGGTCATTGGTTTGAGAAACATTCAGCCGCCAATGCTGCAAAAAAAGCATTTTTGACCAATAGGGTAGGAGATATTGGTTTCTTTATCGGCATTATGCTCATCTTCACAGCAATCGGTTCATTTAATTTTCAGGAAGTTTTTGCTGGCGTTTCTCAAGGAATGATTAGCGGTACCTTACTAACCTTGGCGGGAGCTGGATTATTTATGGGCGCTGTGGGGAAATCATCTCAATTTCCACTCCACATTTGGCTCCCAGATGCGATGGAAGGACCTACCCCCGTTTCAGCTTTGATGCATGCTGCTACCATGGTTGCTGCCGGTGTTTATCTCACCGTTAGATTATTTCCATTATTTTCTCCAGAAGCATTAACTATCATCGCTTATGTCGGTGGTTTTACAGCATTGTTTGCTGCAACGATTGCCATTACCCAAAACGATATTAAAAAAGTTTTAGCTTATTCTACCGTCAGTCAATTGGGATATATGATCCTAGCTGTTGGCGTTGGAAATTATGTAGCCGCATTCTTTCACCTTTTGACCCACGCCATGTTTAAAGCATGTTTATTTTATGGTTCCGGTTCTGTAATCCATGCCATGCATCATTCTTTGCACGATCTTCATAATGATGATACAGATCCTCAGGATATGAGAAATATGGGCGGATTCAAATCTAAAATGCCCATTACTTATTGGACAATGGCAATTGCCACTTTGGCGATCTCTGGAGTACCCCTATTCTCAGGATTTTTATCCAAGGATGCAATATTAGCTGGAAGTCTGTCTTTTGCCCAACAGTATCCTCAACATTTTTTACTACCAATATTTGGTTTTGGCGCCGCCGCCATTACTGCTTTCTATATGTTTAGGCTGATCTTTATGACATTTCATGGTGAAGCTAAAATGCCTAAAGTATTTAAAGGTATCCATGAATCACCCCGCGTCATGACATTTCCCCTTATATTGTTGGCTGGGTTGAGTTTCTTTCTTTTTTACACATTTCCCTATTTTAATCCTATTTCAGATCATGGCTGGTTTACCGAATTAATTGTTGCGGGCAACTCATCCGTTCCTGGAAATCCAACAGCGCACGCGATATATGAAGGCATTCACCATGCCCATTATCCTGCCATGGCACTTTCATTATTAGTGGCATCACTTGGTATCGGACTATCCTATCTCATGTATATAAAGAAAAAACTTTCGCCCCAAATGTGGGCTTCAAAAATGGGATTCTTTTACAAACTATCCCTGAATAAATATTATTTTGACGAAAACTATGACCGCTTCCTCTATCAACCATTTTTAAAATTATCCCGTGCTGTGGCTTACGTGGATTGGGACCTTTATGATAAATACTTTATCAACGGTTTTGGTCATGTAACAAAGTTCTTGTCTCGTATTACAGGTAGAATGGATTATGAAGGATTAGATCAAACTTTGGTTGATGGCGTGGGTCGCTCCGCGGAAGGATTCGGAAAACAATTAAAACAGATTCAAACCGGCCGATTGCAGAATTATATGTTATTCGCATTGGTTGGTGTAATTATCATTCTGGTTATCCAGACGATATAG
- a CDS encoding NADH-quinone oxidoreductase subunit M: MNHLLSWIIWLPVIGMVAIALIPRDKTELIKQVSAVTLGIQLVLALYLWRIFDPSVGTFQFMERAEWIPSFNITYILGVDGLSLPMVVLMALIGFISVFVSWNINKAVKGYFALFLLLNTGVMGVFLSLDFFLFYIFWEVMLLPMYFLIGMWGGPQREYAAIKFFLYTLFGSVLMLIAILALYFTCGNTFDMLVLMETAPTALNGVLWWGMSAIKVIWVLLFIGFAIKVPVFPFHTWLPLAHVEAPTAISVILAGVLLKLGVYGILRINYTMLPDGVFWFAGALAVLGLINVIWGAMCALAQTDLKKLVAYSSVNHMGYTLIGMAAVIAAAGMHGDNLVSAQAGLNGAVFQMFNHGTISAMLFILVGVIYDRAHHRNIEGFGGLASQMPVYTAFVAIAFFAGLGLPMFSGFVSEMMIFIGAFPVFKAIVIISTLGILLNAAYFLWAFQRMFFGPANEKYNDLPEINRRELFTVVPLAVITIFLGVYPRPFLDLIAETMNVLIDQVVSLGGLSSVM; the protein is encoded by the coding sequence ATGAATCATTTACTCAGTTGGATCATTTGGCTACCGGTTATCGGTATGGTTGCAATCGCCTTGATTCCTCGTGACAAAACGGAACTCATAAAACAAGTTTCTGCAGTCACATTGGGAATTCAGTTGGTATTGGCATTATACCTCTGGCGAATCTTTGATCCGTCCGTCGGTACCTTCCAGTTCATGGAAAGGGCTGAATGGATTCCATCATTTAACATTACATACATCCTGGGTGTAGACGGTTTAAGTCTGCCTATGGTTGTACTGATGGCGCTGATCGGTTTTATCAGCGTGTTCGTCAGTTGGAACATTAATAAAGCGGTAAAAGGGTATTTTGCCCTTTTCTTATTGTTGAATACTGGTGTCATGGGTGTCTTCCTGTCACTGGATTTCTTCCTGTTCTATATTTTCTGGGAAGTCATGCTGTTACCCATGTATTTCCTCATCGGCATGTGGGGCGGACCACAAAGAGAATATGCCGCCATTAAATTTTTCCTTTACACCTTATTCGGTTCTGTATTGATGCTAATCGCAATCTTGGCCTTATATTTTACTTGCGGTAATACATTCGACATGCTGGTGTTGATGGAAACAGCTCCAACTGCGTTGAACGGCGTACTATGGTGGGGAATGAGTGCAATCAAAGTTATCTGGGTACTTTTGTTTATTGGATTTGCGATTAAAGTTCCAGTTTTCCCATTTCACACTTGGCTACCATTAGCCCACGTAGAAGCACCTACAGCAATATCTGTAATTTTGGCCGGTGTTCTATTGAAATTGGGTGTTTATGGAATCCTTAGAATTAATTATACAATGCTTCCTGATGGTGTATTTTGGTTTGCGGGCGCATTGGCTGTTTTAGGATTAATAAATGTGATCTGGGGTGCCATGTGTGCTCTTGCCCAAACAGATCTCAAAAAATTGGTTGCCTATTCATCTGTGAACCATATGGGTTATACTTTGATAGGAATGGCGGCTGTCATCGCAGCAGCAGGTATGCATGGTGATAATTTGGTCAGCGCTCAGGCAGGTCTTAATGGTGCAGTCTTCCAGATGTTTAACCATGGCACTATTTCGGCCATGTTATTTATCTTGGTTGGAGTCATTTATGATCGCGCACATCATAGGAATATTGAAGGCTTTGGTGGACTTGCATCACAAATGCCCGTTTATACTGCTTTTGTCGCTATTGCATTTTTTGCAGGACTGGGATTACCCATGTTCAGTGGATTTGTAAGTGAAATGATGATTTTCATCGGCGCTTTCCCGGTTTTTAAAGCTATTGTAATTATTTCTACCCTTGGAATTCTCTTGAATGCGGCTTATTTCTTATGGGCTTTCCAACGGATGTTCTTTGGCCCCGCCAATGAAAAATATAATGATTTACCAGAAATTAATAGACGTGAATTATTCACCGTTGTTCCATTGGCTGTTATCACCATCTTCTTAGGTGTCTATCCACGTCCGTTCTTGGATTTGATAGCAGAAACAATGAATGTTTTGATTGACCAGGTTGTGTCCCTTGGTGGACTCTCCAGCGTAATGTAG